From Numida meleagris isolate 19003 breed g44 Domestic line chromosome 4, NumMel1.0, whole genome shotgun sequence, the proteins below share one genomic window:
- the CHRNA9 gene encoding neuronal acetylcholine receptor subunit alpha-9 — protein MKRNSLSSFYVSLWLLFTATMLQAVESAKGKYAQMLFSELFEDYSNALRPVEDTDKVLNVTLQITLSQIKDMDERNQVLTAYLWIRQSWYDAYLKWDKDKYDGLDSIRIPSNLVWRPDIVLYNKADDDFSEPVNTNVVLRYDGKITWDAPAITKSSCVVDVSYFPFDSQQCNLTFGSWTYNGNQVDIINSLDSGDLSDFVEDVEWEIHGMPAVKNVITYGCCSEPYPDVTFTLILKRKSSFYIFNLLLPCILISFLAPLGFYLPADSGEKVSLGVTVLLALTVFQLMVAEIMPPSENVPLIGKYYIATMTMITASTALTIIIMNIHHCGSEAKPVPQWARVVILDYMSKIFFVYDVGENCTSPQREKEQEHKLEGGDMCLGGDRERKSHLSNRNDDSDLKETLNGNSNKSFGVPGENVRENVNCCSCYKMLIKNIEYIANCVRDHKANRAKGIEWKKVAKVMDRFFMWIFFIMVFFMSVLIIGKAA, from the exons atgaagagaaatagcCTGTCATCCTTTTATGTCTCTCTCTGGTTGCTGTTCACAGCCACGATGCTTCAAG CTGTCGAATCAGCCAAAGGGAAATATGCTCAGATGCTGTTCAGTGAACTGTTTGAAGACTATTCAAATGCTCTAAGACCAGTGGAAGACACAGATAAAGTGCTGAATGTTACCCTTCAGATAACATTGTCCCAAATTAAAGACATG GATGAAAGGAACCAAGTTTTGACAGCTTACTTATGGATTCGACAAAGCTGGTATGATGCATACCTTAAATGGGATAAGGATAAATATGATGGATTGGATTCTATCAGAATTCCAAGCAATTTGGTCTGGAGACCAGATATTGTCCTATATAACAA GGCTGATGATGACTTTTCAGAACCTGTGAATACTAATGTTGTGTTGAGATATGATGGAAAAATCACTTGGGACGCACCTGCTATCACAAAAAGCTCATGCGTAGTGGATGtatcttattttccttttgacaGCCAGCAGTGCAACCTTACATTTGGTTCCTGGACGTATAATGGTAATCAGGTAGACATCATCAATTCTCTTGATAGTGGTGACCTTTCTGACTTTGTAGAAGACGTGGAATGGGAGATTCATGGTATGCCGGCAGTTAAGAATGTAATCACTTAcggctgctgctctgagccttATCCAGACGTAACATTCACATTGATTTTGAAAAGGAAGTCATCTTTCTACATATTTAATCTTCTGCTTCCTTGCATTTTGATCTCTTTCCTCGCTCCACTGGGATTCTATCTCCCTGCAGACTCTGGAGAAAAGGTGTCTCTAGGTGTTACGGTTCTTCTTGCTCTGACTGTGTTCCAGCTGATGGTTGCAGAGATTATGCCTCCCTCTGAAAACGTACCTTTGATAG GCAAGTATTACATAGCAACTATGACAATGATCACAGCCTCCACTGCGCTGACAATCATTATAATGAACATCCATCACTGTGGCTCAGAAGCAAAGCCTGTTCCACAGTGGGCCAGAGTGGTAATCTTGGACTATATgtcaaaaattttttttgtttatgatGTAGGTGAAAATTGTACCAGTCCgcaaagagagaaggaacaagAACACAAGTTAGAGGGCGGAGACATGTGTCTGGGgggagacagagaaagaaagagtcACCTTTCCAATAGAAATGATGACAGTGATCTCAAGGAGACTCTGAATGGAAATTCAAATAAAAGCTTTGGAGTCCCTGGTGAAAATGTTAGGGAGAATGTTAATTGCTGTTCCTGTTACAAAATGCTGATTAAAAATATTGAGTATATTGCTAATTGTGTTCGAGACCATAAAGCAAACCGGGCCAAAGGAATCGAGTGGAAAAAAGTAGCAAAGGTGATGGACAGGTTTTtcatgtggattttttttatcatggtGTTTTTTATGAGCGTGCTTATCATTGGGAAAGCAGCTTAG
- the LOC110398327 gene encoding uncharacterized protein LOC110398327, with protein MSCSGRAASGPMAASPFWEMLVLLAQEPGVEWLKLVLAGQAAVSLPCGQGTGWTTARRTRPAAGRSRGSGRCGERGAAVGGEAGPPWKRSLGPQPLKTLSLLESSGDIRLWQAYFEGLKKFLAFRKDMGMPAAWPIPEDQVRGFLAVESLYSSSKTLMYVAALSYLSRLSGNHDPLEDAITRCIVMGLRRQVGILREKYAPITIEMLRSLLGALECVCVSHYECLLFRALFTVAFFGALRIGEMVAKHRNVLQPELLHLRDMQVTENRVVFHLHNCPIEWERPIISLALSGEPWVCPVLALQSYVAVHSGLEGPLFVHGDNRPVTKREFLTVLRWALRLLGLPPEQYGVHSFWLGTIITAARCGYPREDVTRLARWPCVFPGKS; from the exons ATGTCATGCAGTGGTCGTGCTGCGAGTGGGCCTATGGCTGCTTCGCCCTTCTGGGAGATGCTGGTGCTATTGGCTCAGGAGCCGGGTGTGGAGTGGCTGAAGTTGGTCCTCGCTGGGCAGGCTGCTGTTTCGCTGCCGTGCGGTCAAGGAACAGGGTGGACAACGGCGCGTAGGACCCGGCCGGCGGCGGGGCGATCCAGGGGCTCCGGGCGGTGCGGGGAGCGCGGTGCGGCGGTGG GAGGGGAAGCTGGTCCTCCTTGGAAACGCTCGCTGGGGCCTCAGCCTCTGAAGACATTGTCATTGTTGGAGTCATCAGGGGATATTAGGCTTTGGCAAGCCTACTTTGAGGGGCTGAAGAAATTCCTCGCCTTTAGGAAAGACATGGGAatgcctgcagcctggcccaTTCCAGAGGATCAAGTTAGAGGGTTTTTAGCTGTGGAGTCTCTTTACTCATCCTCAAAGACACTGATGTATGTGGCAGCGCTATCTTACTTATCAAGACTGTCTGGTAACCATGACCCTCTGGAAGATGCTATAACCCGTTGTATAGTAATGGGGCTGAGACGTCAAGTGGGCATCCTGAGGGAAAAATATGCTCCTATAACAATTGAGATGCTACGATCTCTCTTAGGAGCTctggagtgtgtgtgtgtatccCATTATGAGTGCTTACTGTTCCGTGCATTGTTCACTGTGGCTTTTTTTGGGGCACTTCGAATAGGAGAGATGGTGGCAAAGCACCGTAATGTACTGCAGCCTGAACTGCTACACCTGAGGGACATGCAGGTGACAGAAAACAGAGTGGTGTTTCACCTGCATAACTGTCCCATTGAGTGGGAGAGACCCATCATCAGCCTTGCTCTGTCTGGAGAGCCATGGGTGTGCCCTGTCTTGGCCCTCCAGAGCTATGTGGCTGTGCATTCTGGACTTGAAGGGCCACTCTTTGTGCACGGGGACAACAGGCCTGTAACAAAGAGGGAATTTCTGACTGTTCTCAGATGGGCCCTTAGGCTGCTGGGGCTACCCCCAGAGCAGTACGGCGTGCACTCCTTCTGGCTGGGGACTATCATCACTGCTGCACGCTGCGGATATCCCAGGGAAGATGTCACTCGCCTGGCAAGGTGGCCATGTGTGTTCCCAGGGAAGTCATAG
- the LOC110398591 gene encoding uncharacterized protein LOC110398591 yields MWRCKSGVELAALSPSPFWELLAFVGREPGMEWLLRSSSDCTGLLGSSRQEPASGDRVDELSRVSEKHPLGPWPLKTLMLLEDSGSNHQWQLYCEGLKNFLAFREGMALPAVWPVPVGQVKEFLVFMESQDLLPTKMITYIEGLSFISKMVDHPDPLQDPAVCHMISRLKYRTAPSKDGYSPVTIEVLRSLLGTLESVCSSPYECILFHALFTVAFWGALCTEEIVANHRNVVQPKLLYLSDLQLTGWSANLHLHTSHIGQERSLVQLRLSREMWVCPIEALHVYVAARPQGEGPLFVHLDSKPVTKREFLNVFRRALGLAGHPPNQYGVYSFWLGALVTAWSSCVF; encoded by the exons ATGTGGCGCTGCAAGAGCGGAGTCGAGctggctgctctcagccctTCGCCATTCTGGGAACTACTAGCCTTCGTGGGGCGAGAACCCGGCATGGAGTGGCTGCTGCGTAGTTCTAGTGACTGCACTGGACTGTTGGGTTCAAGCAGGCAGGAGCCTGCCAGTGGGGATAGAGTGG ATGAACTCAGCCGTGTTTCTGAGAAGCATCCCTTGGGTCCTTGGCCCCTGAAGACGCTTATGTTACTAGAGGACTCAGGAAGTAACCACCAATGGCAGCTCTACTGTGAGGGCCTGAAGAATTTTCTTGCCTTTAGAGAAGGCATGGCACTGCCTGCAGTTTGGCCAGTTCCAGTGGGACAAGTGAAAGAGTTCTTGGTCTTCATGGAGTCCCAGGATCTGCTTCCCACAAAAATGATAACGTACATCGAAGGATTATCCTTCATCTCCAAAATGGTAGATCATCCTGATCCTCTTCAAGACCCTGCTGTCTGTCACATGATATCAAGATTGAAATATAGGACTGCCCCTTCAAAGGATGGATACTCTCCTGTAACAATTGAAGTGTTAAGATCTCTATTGGGAACTCTGGAATCTGTGTGTAGTTCTCCTTATGAGTGTATATTGTTTCATGCCTTATTTACTGTAGCTTTTTGGGGGGCACTATGTACAGAAGAAATAGTGGCAAATCACAGAAATGTAGTGCAGCCAAAGCTCTTGTACTTGAGTGATCTCCAGCTGACTGGCTGGAGTGCAAACCTTCACTTGCATACATCTCATATAGGTCAAGAAAGATCTTTGGTCCAACTGAGACTTTCAAGGGAGATGTGGGTATGTCCTATTGAAGCTCTTCATGTCTATGTGGCAGCAAGGCCGCAAGGAGAGGGTCCACTCTTTGTGCATTTGGATAGTAAGCCTGTGACAAAGAGGGAGTTCCTAAATGTCTTCCGACGTGCTCTTGGCCTTGCTGGACATCCTCCAAATCAGTATGGTGTGTATTCCTTCTGGCTGGGGGCTCTTGTAACAGCATGGTCTTCGTGTGTATTCTGA